Proteins found in one Streptococcus anginosus subsp. whileyi MAS624 genomic segment:
- a CDS encoding NUDIX hydrolase, which yields MDSFILGGGEMEYWDAYNEQRERQGDFLKRGQPIAEGQYHLCVNVFVRHIDGEFLLMHRSPKKEIHPNYYEFGAGGSVLAGEDSMTAAYRELQEETGLIPRKIQLIEQTTSPKDHCHFDFYEAIVTEKDVKYQEGETDSHIWLKPSELRYFMNRYPLFQNQKQIVEKMLQSEK from the coding sequence ATGGACTCCTTTATTTTGGGAGGAGGAGAAATGGAATATTGGGATGCTTATAATGAGCAAAGAGAACGACAAGGAGATTTTCTAAAGAGAGGTCAACCAATTGCAGAAGGGCAGTATCACCTTTGTGTCAATGTCTTCGTTCGCCATATAGATGGAGAATTTCTCCTGATGCACCGCAGTCCAAAAAAAGAAATTCATCCTAATTATTATGAGTTTGGTGCAGGAGGGAGTGTGTTGGCTGGTGAAGATAGCATGACCGCAGCCTATCGTGAATTGCAGGAAGAAACTGGGCTGATTCCTAGAAAAATACAACTGATTGAGCAGACGACTTCACCTAAAGATCACTGCCATTTTGATTTTTATGAGGCAATCGTCACAGAGAAAGACGTGAAATATCAAGAAGGTGAAACGGATAGCCACATCTGGCTGAAACCTAGTGAACTCCGTTATTTTATGAATCGTTATCCTTTATTTCAAAATCAAAAACAAATTGTAGAAAAAATGCTCCAGTCAGAGAAGTAG
- a CDS encoding DUF3270 domain-containing protein — MTARKYQSYQEDYTYPELEQEQYPLYQDYIPEAKTNPNLKELLFFVNIATFCILTALFSFLFLSIKVNTFLAFTLAIGVSLVCIKMQQAFIRRKRNK; from the coding sequence ATGACCGCAAGAAAATATCAGTCCTATCAAGAGGACTACACCTATCCAGAACTAGAGCAAGAACAATATCCCCTTTATCAAGATTACATTCCTGAAGCAAAAACGAATCCAAACCTGAAAGAATTACTATTTTTCGTGAATATTGCTACATTTTGTATCTTGACAGCTTTATTTAGCTTTTTATTCCTGTCTATTAAAGTAAACACTTTCTTAGCTTTTACTTTAGCAATTGGTGTTAGTTTAGTCTGCATTAAAATGCAGCAAGCATTTATTCGTCGGAAAAGAAATAAATAG
- a CDS encoding YtxH domain-containing protein yields the protein MGKFSSILLGTLSGAAAAVFLTSKKGKEVTAKVSDFMNDVKENPDDFKEQVVQKANHFSNQAAEAVNQAKEKVESGEITGETILDSVKEATKQVVDFSQEKFQEWKEKMESEGISPEEFKKSAPESAENEPTSEDIVIDLTEENQESENEDKKIED from the coding sequence ATGGGGAAATTTTCATCAATCCTTTTAGGAACACTCTCTGGAGCAGCTGCAGCTGTATTTCTTACTAGCAAAAAAGGAAAAGAAGTGACTGCGAAGGTTTCTGATTTTATGAATGACGTCAAAGAAAATCCAGATGATTTTAAAGAACAAGTAGTACAAAAAGCCAATCATTTCTCTAATCAAGCTGCAGAAGCAGTCAACCAAGCCAAAGAAAAGGTTGAGAGCGGAGAAATTACAGGTGAAACAATTCTTGACTCTGTGAAAGAAGCAACGAAACAAGTAGTTGACTTCTCACAAGAGAAATTTCAAGAATGGAAAGAAAAAATGGAGTCAGAAGGGATTTCACCAGAAGAATTTAAAAAATCTGCTCCTGAATCAGCAGAAAATGAGCCTACTTCCGAGGATATTGTCATTGATTTGACAGAAGAAAACCAAGAATCGGAAAATGAAGACAAAAAAATTGAGGACTAG
- a CDS encoding peptidase U32 family protein, which yields MKKIIITATAESVEQVKELLEAGVDRIYVGEKEYGLRLPHTFSYDELRQIAALVHEADKKLTVAVNALMHQEMMNKIKPFLDFLVDIQADYITVGDAGVFYVLKRDGYPFKTIYDASTMVASSRQVNFWGQKAGASEAVLAREIPSAELFKMQDILEIPVEILVYGASVIHHSKRPLLQNYYNFTHIDDEKSRERDLFLAEPSDPDSHYSIFEDNHGTHIFANNDLDMMTKLGELVEHGFTHWKLEGIYTPGHNFVEIAQLFVQARELIETNQFTHDQAFLLDEQVHQLHPNNRFLDTGFYEYDPDQVK from the coding sequence ATGAAAAAGATTATCATTACAGCGACAGCTGAGAGCGTTGAACAAGTAAAAGAGCTTTTAGAAGCAGGCGTAGATCGCATTTATGTAGGTGAAAAAGAGTATGGTCTTCGGTTACCCCATACTTTTTCTTATGATGAATTGCGGCAGATTGCAGCCCTTGTACATGAGGCAGACAAAAAGTTGACAGTTGCTGTCAATGCTTTGATGCATCAGGAAATGATGAATAAAATCAAGCCATTTCTAGATTTTTTAGTGGATATTCAGGCAGATTATATTACTGTGGGAGATGCTGGAGTTTTTTATGTGTTAAAACGTGACGGTTATCCGTTTAAGACGATTTATGATGCCTCGACTATGGTTGCTAGCAGTCGTCAAGTAAACTTCTGGGGGCAAAAAGCTGGCGCTTCTGAGGCAGTTCTAGCGCGTGAAATCCCATCTGCTGAACTATTTAAAATGCAAGATATTTTAGAAATTCCTGTTGAGATTTTAGTTTATGGCGCTAGCGTCATTCATCACTCTAAGCGTCCACTTTTGCAGAATTATTATAATTTCACTCATATTGATGACGAAAAGAGTCGTGAGCGTGATTTATTCCTTGCAGAGCCGAGTGACCCAGATAGCCATTATTCTATTTTTGAGGACAATCATGGGACGCATATTTTTGCAAATAATGACTTGGATATGATGACGAAACTTGGAGAGTTGGTAGAACATGGCTTTACACATTGGAAATTAGAAGGGATTTATACGCCGGGACACAATTTTGTTGAAATTGCTCAACTTTTTGTGCAAGCACGTGAGTTGATTGAGACCAATCAATTTACACATGATCAGGCTTTCCTTTTGGATGAGCAGGTTCATCAATTGCATCCAAATAATCGTTTCTTGGATACTGGATTTTATGAATATGATCCAGATCAGGTGAAATAA
- a CDS encoding DUF948 domain-containing protein, producing the protein MLEIAYSLVALALIALIVYTIFLVRKISTVVDETEKTIQVLTTDVNVTLYQTNELLTKVNVLADDINGKMTTIDPLFTAVADLSESVSDLNDSARHLSKKAAAAGKNSIKAGATLSVLRMITKLFKK; encoded by the coding sequence ATGCTTGAAATTGCTTATAGTTTAGTGGCCCTTGCTTTGATTGCTTTGATTGTTTACACGATTTTCTTAGTCAGGAAAATCTCAACTGTTGTTGACGAAACAGAAAAAACAATTCAGGTATTGACGACAGATGTCAATGTGACACTCTATCAAACCAATGAATTGTTAACCAAAGTGAATGTTTTAGCAGATGATATTAATGGAAAAATGACAACCATTGACCCGCTTTTCACTGCAGTTGCAGATTTATCTGAGTCCGTTTCGGATTTGAATGATTCTGCTCGTCATTTGAGCAAAAAAGCTGCTGCAGCAGGAAAAAATAGTATCAAAGCTGGTGCAACTTTATCGGTCTTACGGATGATTACAAAACTATTTAAAAAATAA
- the hprK gene encoding HPr(Ser) kinase/phosphatase: MTVKIKDLLKKVRLNVVYGDEKMLEREITTSDISRPGLEMTGYFDYYTPERIQLMGMKEWSYLMKMTAHNRYQVLRKMFEQDTVVIVARDLKIPDEMLKAAKENEIVVLSSHTPTSRLSGEISSYLDSRLAERTSIHGVLMDIYGMGVLIQGDSGIGKSETGLELVKRGHRLVADDRVDIYAKDEMTLWGEPAEILRHLLEIRGVGIIDVMSLYGASAVKDSSQVQLAVYLENYDVNKTFDRLGNNGEEFEVSGVSIPRIRIPVKTGRNISVVIEAAAMNYRAKEMGFDATKTFEERLTNLISENEVSHD, translated from the coding sequence ATGACTGTAAAGATCAAAGATCTATTAAAAAAAGTCAGGTTAAATGTGGTTTATGGCGACGAGAAAATGTTGGAAAGAGAAATTACGACCTCTGATATTTCCCGTCCAGGACTTGAAATGACAGGTTATTTTGACTATTACACACCAGAGCGTATCCAGCTAATGGGCATGAAAGAATGGTCTTACTTGATGAAGATGACGGCACATAACCGCTATCAGGTTTTACGGAAAATGTTTGAACAAGATACAGTTGTGATTGTTGCGCGTGATTTGAAAATTCCCGATGAGATGTTAAAGGCTGCAAAGGAAAATGAAATTGTTGTTCTCAGCAGTCACACACCGACGAGTCGTTTATCCGGTGAAATTTCTAGCTATCTAGATTCACGTTTGGCTGAGCGAACCAGTATTCATGGCGTTCTAATGGATATTTACGGAATGGGTGTCTTGATTCAAGGAGATAGTGGAATCGGAAAAAGCGAAACTGGTTTAGAACTGGTGAAACGGGGACATCGTTTAGTTGCGGATGACCGCGTAGATATCTACGCAAAAGATGAAATGACCCTCTGGGGCGAGCCAGCGGAAATTTTGCGCCATTTACTTGAAATACGCGGTGTTGGGATTATTGATGTCATGAGCCTTTATGGAGCTAGCGCTGTCAAGGATTCATCACAGGTTCAATTGGCTGTTTATCTGGAAAATTATGATGTCAATAAAACATTTGACCGTTTGGGAAATAATGGTGAAGAGTTTGAAGTATCAGGTGTGTCCATTCCAAGGATTCGTATTCCTGTGAAAACGGGTCGCAACATTTCGGTGGTGATTGAAGCAGCAGCGATGAATTACCGTGCAAAAGAAATGGGCTTTGATGCCACGAAGACTTTTGAGGAACGCTTGACCAATCTCATTAGTGAGAATGAGGTGTCTCATGATTAA
- the lgt gene encoding prolipoprotein diacylglyceryl transferase, whose amino-acid sequence MINPIAFKIGPLSIRWYAICIVTGLVLAVYLAMREAPRKKIIPDDILDFILIAFPLAIVGARIYYVIFDWGYYAKNPAEIFAIWHGGIAIYGGLITGAIVLYFFSQRKLINTLDFLDIAVPGVMIAQSLGRWGNFFNQEAYGAIVKRLDYLPSFMRNQMYIDGHYRQPTFLYESVWNLLGFALVMIARRKKNFLKRGEITGFYLIWYGMGRMVIEGMRTDSLMFAGLRVSQWLSAVLVVAGIILVIYQRRKKDTPYY is encoded by the coding sequence ATGATTAATCCAATTGCATTTAAAATAGGACCTCTAAGTATTCGCTGGTATGCGATTTGTATTGTAACAGGTTTAGTTTTAGCTGTTTATCTGGCTATGCGTGAAGCGCCGCGAAAGAAAATCATTCCAGATGACATTCTTGATTTTATCCTCATTGCGTTTCCTTTAGCAATCGTTGGAGCTCGCATTTATTATGTCATTTTTGATTGGGGCTATTATGCTAAAAATCCTGCTGAGATTTTTGCCATTTGGCACGGAGGAATTGCTATCTATGGCGGTTTAATCACTGGAGCGATTGTCTTGTATTTTTTCTCACAGAGAAAGCTTATCAATACGCTAGACTTTTTAGATATTGCCGTTCCGGGCGTAATGATTGCCCAAAGTCTTGGACGCTGGGGCAATTTCTTCAACCAAGAGGCTTACGGAGCGATTGTTAAACGTTTGGATTACTTGCCAAGTTTTATGCGCAACCAAATGTATATTGATGGTCATTACCGACAACCAACTTTTCTTTATGAGTCGGTTTGGAATTTGCTAGGGTTCGCTCTGGTGATGATTGCTAGAAGAAAGAAAAACTTCCTCAAACGTGGTGAAATTACAGGGTTTTATCTGATTTGGTACGGAATGGGGCGCATGGTCATTGAAGGTATGCGGACAGACAGTCTCATGTTTGCTGGCTTGCGTGTGTCACAATGGTTGTCTGCTGTTCTAGTGGTTGCAGGAATCATTCTCGTCATTTACCAACGCAGAAAAAAAGATACCCCTTATTATTAA
- a CDS encoding peptidase U32 family protein has product MTKTLKRPEVLAPAGTLEKLKVAIRYGADAVYIGGQAYGLRSRAGNFTFEEMEEGVQFAREHGAKVYVAANMVTHEGNEEGAGEWFRTLRDIGISAVIVSDPALIAIACTEAPGLEVHLSTQASATNYETLEFWKDLGLTRVVLAREVSMEELAEIRKHTDVEIEAFVHGAMCISYSGRCTLSNHMSMRDANRGGCSQSCRWKYDLYDMPFGQEHKSLKGEIPEEFSMSAVDMSMIDHIPDMIENGVDSLKIEGRMKSIHYVSTVSNCYKAAVDAYLESPKKFEAIKQDLVDEMWKVAQRELATGFYYHTPTENEQLFGARRKIPQYKFVAEVVAYDPDTQTATIRQRNVINEGDPVEFYGPGFRHFDAVITDLHDSDGNKIDRAPNPMELLTISLPHPVYPGDMVRSRKEGLINLYKEDGISVTVRA; this is encoded by the coding sequence ATGACAAAAACTTTGAAAAGACCAGAAGTTCTGGCGCCTGCTGGAACGTTGGAAAAATTAAAAGTCGCCATTCGCTATGGAGCGGATGCTGTCTACATTGGCGGACAAGCCTATGGTTTGCGCAGTCGTGCTGGAAATTTTACGTTTGAAGAAATGGAAGAGGGCGTTCAATTTGCTCGTGAACATGGCGCAAAAGTCTATGTGGCTGCGAACATGGTAACCCACGAAGGAAATGAAGAAGGAGCTGGGGAATGGTTCCGCACTTTGCGAGATATTGGCATTTCTGCCGTTATCGTATCTGACCCAGCATTGATTGCCATTGCTTGTACAGAAGCGCCAGGTTTGGAAGTACACTTGTCAACACAAGCTAGCGCAACAAACTATGAAACCTTAGAATTTTGGAAAGATTTGGGGTTGACACGTGTCGTTTTGGCGCGTGAGGTTTCTATGGAAGAACTAGCAGAAATCCGCAAACATACCGATGTGGAGATTGAAGCTTTTGTTCATGGTGCTATGTGTATTTCCTACTCAGGACGTTGTACTTTGTCCAATCATATGAGCATGCGGGATGCCAATCGGGGGGGCTGCTCTCAATCTTGCCGCTGGAAATATGATCTCTACGATATGCCCTTTGGACAAGAGCACAAGAGCTTAAAAGGCGAAATTCCAGAAGAATTTTCTATGTCGGCTGTGGATATGTCCATGATTGACCATATTCCAGATATGATTGAAAATGGAGTAGACAGCTTGAAAATTGAAGGACGTATGAAGTCTATTCACTATGTATCTACTGTTTCAAATTGTTACAAGGCGGCAGTAGATGCTTATCTTGAAAGTCCTAAAAAGTTTGAAGCAATCAAGCAAGATTTAGTAGATGAAATGTGGAAAGTTGCGCAACGTGAGTTGGCGACAGGATTTTATTATCATACACCGACTGAAAATGAGCAGCTTTTTGGAGCACGCCGCAAAATTCCGCAATATAAATTTGTGGCAGAAGTGGTGGCTTATGACCCTGATACGCAAACAGCGACTATTCGGCAACGAAATGTCATTAACGAGGGCGACCCAGTTGAGTTTTATGGTCCTGGTTTCCGTCATTTTGATGCAGTCATTACAGATTTACACGATTCAGATGGAAATAAAATTGATCGGGCTCCAAATCCGATGGAACTATTGACGATTTCCTTGCCACATCCGGTTTATCCAGGTGATATGGTACGTAGTCGTAAAGAAGGTTTGATAAATCTTTATAAAGAAGACGGCATAAGTGTCACAGTACGGGCATAA